TCGACAAGCTGCCCACCGCAAAGCAGGGAAAGGTCAAAAACTCAGACCCCATCGAGATCCCTGTGCCGCCGCCCGTCACAGATCCCGATGGCAACGTCCAGCTAGACGTCGAGACCGTCATCAACCCCAAGGTCGCCGAGCTCGGCAAGCCGGTGTGGAGCATTGAGGACATCCCGGAAGCAGAGCCCGATGCTCCGGTGACCGCCACGGCGATGGCCATCGCGAAGGCGGTCACCGAGCAGGCCCGGTCCAAGCGCGAGGAGCTTCAGGAGGAGTACGGACTCACGAAGGCGCAGGTCGAGCGTGACGAGAAGCGCACAGAGCAGGTCATCAAAGATCAGGTCGAGCGCGCCTATGCCGAGCACAACATCGCGAGCAAGCACATTAATGACGAGCTGAAGACCGCCGCCACCGAGGCCGAGGCGGAGGCCGTGCGGCTCACGAAGGCCGACCAGGACAAGGCGTTTCAGGAAAACATCCTGGCCATCGTCACCAACACGATGGACGACATCGTGCCCGAGGTGGTCACCCGCGAGGAGACCAAGAAGGAGCAGAAGCGAGCCAACCAGACCATGGACGACGCCCGCTCCCACCTGCGCGGCTTCGCCCGGACGATCCCGATGTTCCTCATGGCCTACGGCGACCGCGACATCCGGCTGTCCAACTTCGATGACTACACGCCCGACGATGTGTTCGAGGAAATCACCGGCATCACAGAGGCCGAGTTTCGGCTCCTGCGTGACGGGCAGGAGGTCACCGAGGAGAACGGCACCGTCGCGAAGGTCCCCGGCATGTTCGACGAGGCGGTCTTCGACCAGGCCGTCCAGGAGTTCCTCGATAAGAAGGAAGCCCTTGCCGACTACTTCGACGACGCCCAGACCGAGAACATCTTCGCCTACATCCCGCAGCAGAAGACGTCGCTCGTCTTCACGCCGCAGCCGGTCGTGAAGATGATGGTCGACACTTTCGAGGCAGAGAACCCGGGCATCTTCAGCGACCCGGACAAGACGTTCGCGGATCTCTTCTCCACGGCAGGCCTGTTCCTGATGGAACTCGTGCGCCGCCTCGACACGGGCCTAGCCGGTGTCTTCCCCGACCAGCACGAGCGTCTCAAGCACATCCTCACATCACAGATCTTCGAGATGAGCCACGACAAGATCCTTCACGAGATCACCGTTGAAGCCGTCTCCGGCGGTGTCCCAGAGCGTAAGGCCTGGATGAAAGACTCCGGCCACTTCAAGGTCGGGAACCTCGCCAAGATGACGGTCGAGGAGCGCCAGAAGATCGTCGACGACATGCTGACCGAAGGGCACTGACCATGAGCAAGAAGTTTGACGTCGTCATCGGCAACCCTCCCTACCAGGAGGAGTCGAGTGGCACCGCTACATACGCAATGCCGATGTACCACCTGTTCGTGGATGCCGCCTATGAGGTGGGGAAGAAGGCTGTGCTTATCACCCCGGCTCGCTTCCTGTTCAACGTCGGATACACTCCGAAAGCTTGGAACGCCAAGATGCTCGCGGACAAGCATTTGACTGTGCCGCATTATGTCGCCAACAGCGACGAGCTCTTCCCTGGAACCGACATCAAGGGCGGCGTTGCTGTTACGTATCGGGATCAGGACTTCGACGGCGAGCCGATTGGCACATTCACGAAATACCCCGATCTCAACTCCATTCTGCATAAGGTCGGGGGTGTGCACGGGGAGTCGATCGCACCCGAGATTACAAGCTCGCGCTCGTACCGGTACACCGACAAGATGCATCGCGATCATCCGGAGGCTGCACCCTTGATGTCGGGCGGTGAGCTGTTCAAGATCAACACAAGGACGTTCCAGCAGCTCGACTTCCTTTACTCTGCCGACCGTCCTCACGATGAACAGGACTACGTCCAGGTCTATGGACTTGCAGGTAGGGATCGAGCGTATCGCTGGATTCGTTCCGACTATGTTGCGGGACCTACGAACTTCGGGATGTACAAAGTCGCACTCCCAAAGG
The nucleotide sequence above comes from Epidermidibacterium keratini. Encoded proteins:
- a CDS encoding Eco57I restriction-modification methylase domain-containing protein — encoded protein: MSKKFDVVIGNPPYQEESSGTATYAMPMYHLFVDAAYEVGKKAVLITPARFLFNVGYTPKAWNAKMLADKHLTVPHYVANSDELFPGTDIKGGVAVTYRDQDFDGEPIGTFTKYPDLNSILHKVGGVHGESIAPEITSSRSYRYTDKMHRDHPEAAPLMSGGELFKINTRTFQQLDFLYSADRPHDEQDYVQVYGLAGRDRAYRWIRSDYVAGPTNFGMYKVALPKANGSGKLGEAISSPLVVGPNVALTETFITIGAFADDATAEACLRYVKSKFARVMLGVAKVTQDATRHTWKYVPMQDFTSDSDIDWSKSIAEIDQQLYAKYELDDDEIAFIETHVKPMD